A window of Danio aesculapii chromosome 16, fDanAes4.1, whole genome shotgun sequence genomic DNA:
cattaatatCAGCATAACACACTCACATCATCAATTAGTTTAGGTTAATCATGTCACAACACATCGGCGAAGCTAAAAAGCTAACGTTAGCATATACAGCAAATGACAGTTCGGTGATGTTTATTTCTATCGAGCTAAAAGTTTTTCGCTTTGTTTATATACTTAAAACAGCCATTTAATCTCCTTTGCGTATTAAGTGCATTGACTAAACTCAATTGAACTCTTACTATCTTTTTTGCAGCTGATTTAAAACTCACTCTGGTTCTGAAGAGGCTCGTGACAGTTTGACATCTCTTGACTAGCATAGTATGACCCAGTATCCAGCACAGACCAGTCGCTCGAACTTCTACACGGTTGTGAAAGCAGAAGCCTCTTCAACACCGCCGCTGTCCAGCAGCATGGCCAACAGCACGGTCGCTCCGGGGAAACTGCCCGGCACCCCCGGACCAGCAGGCAGACTGAGCCCAGAAGGACCTCAGGTGGGTCAGACACTACATCTATTATGAGATTGAGGATAAAGTGTTGTTTACCACGAATATTCAGTCTGTAACGGTAATTGCACCAAaggatgacttcaaaacaacattagcattatttaattgactgtgaacaatgttgtacattgatagttattggctgctaatatgatttccccaaTTAGAATTTGcaaaaatacttttctgaaatattgagaaagtctgaatgtgcgaactTTTATTTTCACATACGCAAATTAACatgagtaaaaatattaattcctgtttatgatcatttatattatttttgtggaGACCTAATAAcacgtatattatattatattatattgtattatattatattatattatattatattatattatattatattatattatatgtaaaaaggACCAAGattcaaaatgtaaacaaactgtATCTACtttaaattttaacatttaactactaaaacatttaaatgttatataattctaattttaatatgtttttctttccagCATTCATGCAAAACAATATTGGCCTTTTTAATCctgtttcaaataaaaataaaaagtaacacgTATAATAAACTGTGTATCATTAAACAATATGGTTTTCGCAGTTATTTGTTTGactattaattttcaaaaaattTTTTGCTTCATTAGATTTTTCTGTATAAGGCATACAATCTACAGGGTgtgccatttatatggatacaccttaataaacttattgggaatttcacaaggaaaaacaatggtgtgcttggttttaacgtaattTTATTCTGTCATGAGTTATTTACTAACCCCCTCACATATACAAATGTGCCACAagcaggacgttaatatcaccaaccattcgcATTTTATTAAGccgtatccatataaatggcccaccctgtattatGATCTGCACTTCTACTTTTCTGTAGCTTTCTTTCTAATTTAGGTGGCAGTATACTTGTCATGATTAAGAATTTTGTGTTGGCGATCAATAGTCAAACAAATAATGTcgaaaatatttagattttaaacagattaatatatatatatatatatatatatatatatatatatatatatatatatatatatatatatatatatatatatatatatatatatatatataatatttattttgtttgaaaCATGATTGAATATAGGCCAGTAAGGAATAGTATaggaaaataatataaaattataattatgtttatattccatatgaattatatttatattaatgttatatttgaattgtattaatatgtgtttaatgttaagattaaaatgttacttttagttaaaattattgcattaaacaaatttaattggcTCTTTTTTGAGTTGGTTATGATAGACTCTTTTAAgccaatttaattatatttttacatttatgtatttttattgtcCTCCCTTCAGGTGCTTAGTAAGAAGAAGCTGCAGGACCTTGTGCGAGAAATTGACCCTAATGAGCAACTTGATGAGGATGTGGAAGAGGTACCTATGTCTTGTTATTGGTGATGTTCAAAAGTATTCACATATATTCATAGTTGACTAGTCAGTTTGTTGCCTAATTTACTGatttaaacacttttaaataataaatagctgAGTTTATAAACAACAAATGGGTTTTTATTTGCAATGAGATGTATAAAACACTTATAGAAATAATCAGTTGCTGTATATTGGACTTTAAATATCCATGTTTTTTCAGCTCAAGAATTTGAACTATACTATATTTGTATatgcattataatatttttattttgaaggaTGCATTGATTTTGTCAAAACCGGCTATTACAATAACactattacaaaaacaaaaattaaatatttgtgtttttttaaatgtcgcCATGTTTAtcaaaaaatgcagaaaaaataaaagaagagaAAATTAAGATACTTGAGCACAGACTCGAcatatcagaatgatttctgaaggatgaaCAAAAATAAGGATTAGTTGAGTAATGATATTGCGcttataaatgacatttaaaaactattttacatttcattaatattattactatttcatTGCATTTGTTAGCGATTAGAGCCAAAATGAAGAAGAATGGTAGAATGATTTGCTAACATTATTGTCACTACAGTGTTGTCTGTTGACCATTTCTTTCAGATGCTGTTGCAGATTGCTGATGACTTCATTGAGAGCGTGGTGACGGCTGCATGCCAACTGGCCCGACACAGGAAGTCAAACACTCTTGAAGTGAAAGACGTCCAGCTACACCTTGGTGAGGATGTTAAATGATCATTTTATCCATGGATATGAGTGCtttatttgaatacatttgaataattacacttttaaaggggcagttcacccaaaaaaacacttgggggctcgtccgggatgggagtgaggtttaagaGGGTGAGTGTAACCGAGGCCTgcaagtgaagtgctatgcacgtaaacctcactcctctgacctctaaaggtgctttatcaacagacgctagaggccatggtctttagcctccttgttagagcaactgaatcccatacaaagaatcgccagttAGATCCTAGCTCAGAGTGGGTTGgatgcagtaggaccggtgggttacacttgGGGCTTGTCCGGGATGTGAGTgaggtgagtgtaacagaggctagctagcaaagtgctaagctggtaaacctcactccactgacctctaaaggtgctctagcgacagacgctagaggttatggtctccttgttagagcagccgactcccatacaaagaatcgctggttctATCTCAGCTCAGgacaggttgggtgcagtaggaccagtgggttacatgtgtaaccattgacttccatagtaagacaTACACATACTATGatagtcaatggttagaggtttccatctttcttcaaaatatctctatttgtgttcaacaaaagcaaGAAAGTCATAAATGTTAAGGAACACTTGAGAATGAGtttttttgggcgaactatctctttaagggtATTTTATACTAATTTAATGAGTGAcatgtttttcttattttaataccATTTGAATAATTCAACTTAAAGGGAATAACTGAAATCGTTAatttccatagtaagaaaaacaaatactatggaagtcaatggttacaggttttcaactttcttcaaaatatcttcttttgtattcaacaaaatATAGAAAGTCATAAATGTTTGGGACCACTtgagaataaataaattgatcacagaattttcagttttgagcaGATTATCCTTTTGAGGGTATTTCATAGTGATTTAATGAGTGACTTACCTTTTGAATAATTAaacttaaagggatcgttcactcaaaaaaaaaaaaactgctgaaatcGCTTCAGTTTtaggcaaactatccctttaaatgtattttatagtttgAGTTACATGTTTTTCTTCTCATTTAAATACCATTCAAATGAATTAACCCACATAGTTTGAATGTCTATTTTTAAGAACTGTCCTGTTATATATTCCATATTAAAATTTTTCATTCCAGAACGACAGTGGAACATGTGGATTCCTGGTTTTGGCTCAGATGAGATCCGACCGTATAAGAAGGCTTGCACCACAGAAGCTCACAAACAGGTCAGCCATGCACTAAAACTGATCACCTAAGGAGCATTTTGAACAATCACATCACTAAATATGATTTCTGTTCTTTCAGAGAATGGCACTGATCCGCAAAACAACCAAAAAGTAGCAAGATTGGAATCACCAACAAACTTTATTTCCCTGCAAGTTTTGGAAAGTGGAGAGGGTTTGAACCTATACATGTCATGGTAATCAAAGGGGCAAAAAAAATGCGATGTACTGTTTGCAGTACAGTTCTGTTGACATTTCGCATTTCGGAAGGTGCACAGGAATTAATGTAATTTGTCTGTACAGTTCACTTTGCGTTAAAACCACCACGTGAACATTTTGTtttgagcaccttggtgctatccCGGGGTTTTATTAGATAATAGAATCCCTCAAAGCTCtgctaaattgttttattatattacccACAATCCACATTTTCCTTTCATATATCACTTGTATAGACTCTTTATGCAGTCATAGATCTTTTGCTGAGCTGGCATTAGAAGCTATGCACATACAATCACCATGTGTCTGATTTGTTTATAGTGTTTGCTGTTCTAGAATTCGTCAATTAAGTAATATCTAGTACTATAGAGGAATCCCTAGCGTGTCACTTTTTGAAGGTAAACCAGAGAGATGATTACCACTTCCCTGTGTAATTAATTGCATTGGAACTAGTGACATAATCCAAATCTTAATTGGTTTAGAGAGGGATATATATGTGTGATGGTGTGGAAACCCCTTTTGCTGTGGGTTTGCAGGCAAGTTTAAACCTTTTTGTGGAGGTTTATTTTTGGTCATGTATCACAGTGTTTTACAGTCTCCTGTttttcatgaataaaaaaaaaactaattgtgaTTTATTCACACCAAAGTCAGTCAGGTTGTGTATGACATTATTTCAgaaacaactgaaaataaaataaataaataaataaaaaaaactatatttttatataaacctTTATATATTAGTATACCTTTGATAAACCTTCAGGATCagctcttaaaggtgcagtatgtaagtttgacacccagtgtttGAACTAGGTAGTGCACTCCTGGTTAAAAActtgcaagcgcaggttgccagattgaccacaccaacagcagtgtgcctgactgtcgagcctaaaggctgatttaaactgttctaaataaaagcgaCGGCActtgatagaaggaatattttcaggCCTTGACATtagcttttttgatcaccagccactgtggctagtagttttccaacgttactagccactcaccattcTCACTAGCCACATTTTTGTTGGTGGgaaaaaatagtcacataaattTAACGTTGACACGctaaaattatttgatttagactttttgttatgtccacatgcctcctcgttcatttcacttttttgttgttgtgtatgAACTTGCTTAATGTGCATCAGCAAATAAGCTATGGTTtcagtgtcgcattgcaattagtttttatttcacatgacttttcagggctcaacaataaggatttaccaaattgatctctgaccacaccaaaaaaaattagttttttttcttagccactaatttaaataatatatcaaaataagcaaaatatagctgtatacatgcactctttaattcaacaaaacctttctttaaaaaaacacttgacatttgaaaaagaattattgGCATGTATCTAAAACTGTTTGattaatgaaaggatgatcactcACACACGGTTAACATTAGgctaattaataatctgttcaatgaatggttaaagcgaaagcagcaactgctgctgcttacaaaaaaaaacacttttaaaaaacatctggagctcttaaaagcagcaggactgtgggtatTTGAGTATTTGATcatcgctttttgtccagtctatttcaaagagaaccggtCGCACCAGTTACGTTTTCAGGCTTCGCGCAAGGAAACGGAAGCATGAATCACATCACCTCTGCGTGCGGATCGTCCTCGCATTCggcattcacctgctttcttttgctcgagCGAACGCTTTTTttgtcgtgctgcttctcgattttAAGATGACATTAGCATGCATATTGCGCTATACTTACTGCTATTAAGAAAACTGcaatttaaaacttattttcaaccagccaatgtggctagtgggagtgaccacagctgaaatctacccgcatttggcgggtattaatgtcaagccctgaatattttccatattaaaaggagaaattaatattttagaaacggcttctatttcttgcagctgaacaacagaaaactgacagtgatcacctcaggtacacctcatgtgctttattcagtgttaaatgctgacaatgtgagtttgaatgccattttacatgccatttattgccatattactgaaagcagcagcagatagttcacctcagtgtaaaccaacacatatcagtgattcagcatgtaaatttaataatgttaaagaggtttaatatgtattaattcgattataaaccttaccatttcgttggagtgcagtaagtgcactattctgtgcttctgaacggCTGTAGTTAAACTTATGTCGTGTTTTGTCTAGTGCatacagccaaattgcttatcactgcaaatctcgtcatgtagcatATTGCTAGTTTACAATGtagcctgctcacctaatgtttacgctcttaatatttatattatttgctaattgataagctcatgtggaactctgaatctgcctctcatttcggagtctactactgtccaccggaggtcacagtACGGTCATGAATGCATAATTTGAGAGtcttcctgaatgaatgaatgaaatactctaTTTTCTGCCAAGGCAACCTTataattgtataaatataattggctaaatagCATTGGGTGGGTTACCTAAAACAAAGAAAGCGGTCCGGCACATAACTcgcattttcaaagcaaaatattagacttcagcattgtttttctgaTAAATGAGTATGTTctcttggcatgtttcttaaatatctgcaaacatattgtggtattttatgctttagaagagtcaacttacatacagcacctttaaatacctTCAGACTACACTttctatataaacaaaaatatatgtaatgttcagTCAGttatttgcttgtgttttgaactgatGTAATCACGCTTATGAGAAATGTATGCACATCTGCGGCTAAAAATACGAACAAGTATTTGGAAATGTTTATGGTATTGACTTTAATCAAGAGTTCCAATGCGGTTTCCAAATGCTGGAATCTTTCATATATTATCTAGAATGATCATATTTAACACCTATAATCTTACATCAAGTCTTTGAGGTTTACTTTTAGGTGTATTTGGCAATGTCAGACGTATCCATCCTATTGAAACACAGAGCCGAGTGTTGTAAGAGTTAACAGTTACAGCTCTTTTTTTCAGCAGAGTCATTGTTTTGTAACTTCTGGAGCGTTTGGGCTGTAGGTGCAGAGCTTTTGACGCCATCCCATCCTTCGCGCAGCTGGATCTCGCCACTTTTTAAGCCCTGATAAATCCGCCGGGTCAAGAGGTCGAAGGCTTCTTTCACATTGTGACCCGTTTTGGCCGAGGCCTCGATGTAGGGGGCTCCCAGCTGGCTCGCCAACTTTTCTGCTTCAGTTCGGTCCACGGCTCTTTCACCAGCTTTGACGCGGTCACTCTTGTGTCCCACCAGGACGAAGAGCACAGTGAAAGGATGCACACGTTCACACACCTCGACGTACCATTCCCGCACATTTTCAAAAGATTTGCGGTTGCCCAGATCGAACACCAGGAGACCTCCAACGGAGTTACGGTAGTAGGATCGAGTCACAGACCTGCAAAAATACAAGATTTAAAGGGTTATTTTTTCATGGTTTTTCTACAAAGATACTCAAAATCTTCATACACTGCGTTTGTTCTTGTACATAGTAGTGTTGCCACAATACGAGAATTTATAACTTTGATAAGATACCAAGAAATTTGATACGATACCATTTTTCGATACTGCCAGGAAACCACGCCTCTATGAGAATGAGATTTTTAACATCAACAGAAATATCTTGTGGTAGTGCACTTGTTTAATGAATAGTCTTTGTGATTGTAACATTCAAAATGCAGTGAAGTGCCTTAAAAAAACTAAAGCCCACAATCCTTTGTATTTTCAAGTAAAGTTAAATGTTATACTAAGCCTAATAGTGGCCTATTTTTACTACCAAATCAATTTCTAATGGATAAAATTTAATGCCGTCTGATTTTTTTTGACCGGATTATAACATTCTAAAGTGACATATTTGAaggtacatacagttgaagtcagaattattagcctccctgaattattagccctcctgtttattttttccctcaatttctgtttaacagagaaaagatttttcaacacttttctaaacataatagttttaacaactcatttctaataactgatttcttttatctttgccttcatgacagtaaataatatttgactagatatttctcaagacacttctacacagcttaaagtgacatttaaaggcttaactaggttaattaggttaactaggcaggttagggtaattaggcaagttattgtatgatgatggtttgttctgtagactattgaaaaaatatatagctaaaaggcgctaataattttgaccttaaaattgtttttaaaaaatgtaaaacttcttttattctagccgaaataaagcaaataagactttctccagaagtgaaatattgtgaaaatttccttgctctattaaacatcatttgggaaatatttaaaaaagaaaaaaaaagggggttaataattctgacttcaactgtttaattCAGGCAAGCAAAACTACCTCCTATTTACTTAAAATGGGAAATACAGAAATCTTAATAACTGCTCATCAAATTCACATCAAATCACCATTTAAATCTGATATGAACTATGATAAATATTAAGGATACTTGTCGGAAACATGCATTTCAAATGGTATGCTGTATATCGAGGTTCCCTGACTGCTATACATCCCCAAAGATGCAATGAATTCAAGACGTTATTTGCTCTTTTGTTTTGAATAGTATCATCctttaatacacttaaaaaagGTTCTTTACTGACATATGTGCTTTCAAAAAGTATCTTTAAAACCAATGGAAAATGTTCATTGCATTTTCCTTAATTTATTCCAATGTTCTTCACAATAAGTATAAATAATGCAACTGTAATATATTTACTccccatttactctccctcaaatggttcctacactgtaaaacccaacagtcaattttatcaaatgaaagagtgtagtaaactcaaaattgactgaaagttaattctactcatttgaagagttttgaactcagtgttgaaggtgatgagttaattaaaaacctcattacttcaacttaaatggagtaagttcctcaaacggtttgaattgccttaacttattgagttttacagtactcagttggtttaagttctctttattgggttttactgtgctcaaattgctttgtttactcatggattaagttcacagtactcatatagattagttttttcacTTAAATGGTTTTCAACTCAaatgcaatcggtttcctcaaacggtttgagttaccttaactttttgggttttatgaTGTAACATTTATGAGTgcctctcttctgttgaacacaagaatatattttgaagacatctgaaaacctctaaccattgacctacttagtaggaaaacaaatactatgcaagttttcaacatttttctaaatattttctttagtgtttaaatgaggagaaaaactcaaaggtttgaaacaagtaaggggcagtggtggaaagagtaccattacttgcccaaaaatgtagtgcaagtagagttaaagtatctgctgtaaatattactcaaatgtatgagtaaaaagtagccctttcaaaagtactcaggagtagtgagtattatgctgggAAAGGTTGATgggtttacatgtaatttgtgtgtgtattactAACATTTTGTAGTGCATTTAATTCTTGTTTAAGGCCATtatcagtcatcatacagtaaacatctgccaTCTTCACATCAGTGACATgcaatctaaacagtctctgggtcattgcatgtaaagcacgggtgcccaaactcgatcctggagggccggtgtccagcagattttagctccattCACAATTAGACAAAGCGAAACTAACTAATCAAGCTTTTACCAGGTATTCTGGAAAGCTTCTTGCAAGTGTATTGATgcaaattggagctaaactctgtagTACATTAGACTGAGTTTGTGCACCCCTGGTGTAAAGTATAATCTTGGGCACTTTTAATTATTCCAAACACTGTGCTGCATGGCTTAATGTAGTTCAGAATGATGGATTTACTttatatgtgtgatttgattggacttgcaggactgatttttctagtccccatagacaataaaaaataaagtagtgactgcaggttgaaggaaatgAGTTTAGTAAAAATACAGATACtttactaaaatgtactcaagggaaagtagtacacatttttaaaactacttagtaaattacaatccctgagaaaaaaaaactactcaattacagtcatttgagtatttgtaatctgttactttacatcactggtaaagggtgagtaaatgatgacacaattttcattttggggtgaacgatccctttaaggaGTTTAAACCCTTAAAAGGTCAGCTATGAGCCGAATTAAAAGTGGCTTTCCCACATTTTCAGGCCACTTTTGCCATATAAATATGACTTCATACCTAAAAGCAATGTTTGTCATCAAAATAAACCATGTATTTTAAGTGCTTCCGTCCACTTGTCACAAGTCTTACCACCCATGAGTCTtcgtgtgagtaaatgatgacagaatttccctTTTTGGGTGACTTGGCTCTGTAAGGTCATCTGTGCATACCAGGGAACCAGCCTAACTCCAAGTCTTTGCTGTTAATTGGTCCTTGGGCCTCTCCGGGTGGGCCGAACAGTTGGCGTGGTTTCCAGGGTGGGCCAATTAAGTGGAACCCCACCCCGGTGGACTCGGGCCTGGCAGTGAATCCATTTATAGTGTAGACTGACAACATTTTTCTTGGAAGCTTCATGAGAAGACTTGCTGCTCTGACGAGTAATGTTTCACAATCCTGATTTACAGAAGCAACGCAACTTCTGTAAACTGTTTTTAGACAATCAACTTATGACTAAACACACTGAAGTTGTCTCCAATTCAACCAAATCTCAAGCAGTACTATTGTCGTCcaaagtttagcttcaacttaaaataaacacgcataaaccagctaatcaaggttaGCATAAAACTTCctgacaggtgtgttgaagctaaAATTGATGGTACTCATTCTCCAAAAGCAGGACTGAAAACCTCTGACCTTAAGTATTGGTTCTTAGGCAAAAATGTCCAAAGCGGTCCTGGAGGGCTACTGTTCTGCAGAGAACTTCCCTCAACATACCTGTGTGGAAGTTTCTCGGATACTAAGAAAGGCCTTGTTTAGCAGGTGTGTTTCATTAAGATAGGAGCTAAAATAAACAGGACAGATGCcttctaccagcaggattttggATTAGGAGCTTTGAAAACTTGGACTTACCTAAACCTCTCTTGACCAGCTGTGTCCCAGAACTGCAGTTTAACCCTCACCCCAGGTTCCACCTCAAGGAAGTGTACATAGAAGTCCACTCCGACAGTCTGATTGATGCATTCCAGAAACAAGTCCTCGGTGTAGCGCTTTAACATGGATGACTTTCCCACTGTAGAGTCTCCAAGCATGATGATTCGAAACTGGTACTGCCACAATGTGAGATCCATGACTTGAGGTAAACAATATGCTAGGTTTGATTAAAACCTGTCTCTGCGCCAGGATCTTTGGAGGTTTGAGCAGAGAACCCTTTACCTTGAAGTTCTCattgtaaacaaatgtaaaaataaacccATAGTTCTTCAGCTACTCCTCTGCTTTTCTAAAAAAGAATCTGTGTGAGAGTCATAAGGGTGGGTGCGTCTACTTGATCTGTTTCTTTAATCTTTTGCCTGTTCATACTTGTTAGTGGGTGGGGTTTATTTGAGAGGCGGGGAAACAGAAATTTTGGAATCTCTCATAGACCAGAGGGAATGAGCAGGCAGTATCATATCAGGACAAGCCCAGTGTTTCCTGTTGAGACCAGTCCATGGCATGCATGGATCACATAAAAGCACATGTAGGTCTTTCTCAAAAGGCCAACCATGAGAATGCTTCCACCCAGGTCATAACCtctaaaggagaagctggaagACTTCCAAGTGTCATGATGAAACTAAGACCATGATATTTATCAACAGTGTGCACTGCAGGTTAGTTTGCTCCTAAATGCTTCCATAATTGTGAGGCTTTCCAAACAGGAGGTGAACAAACAATAGAACAGACTCCCTCtggacacagacagacagaggatTTAGGCTGGGTTTGGTTATAAATAGAATGCTTCACGTTGTTTTCAGAGACTTATTTGGTGGAAAACTTTGTAACTTCAGTGAGactttaattaaaatgtgttCAGTCTATTGCTAAAATCTACAGTTCAGGTACTTGAGCATATCAGCGAGGGTGGGGATCCACTGAGGCGAAATAAACAGCCATTGTTTACTGACAGACTGAGAAGGCAGCGTTTTTTGTAGCTTATTTCCTTCTCCAAACGGGCTAGTAATGGTGTGTATTTTTCTCGATAGCCACAAGGGGACGTACAACCTTTTTCTAAGACAAAAACGACACAACCAgcgttttaaaaagaaattcttGCTTCTTTCTTAATGACTATTGGAATCTGCGGGTTTTGCTCTGATATTGATAGAGAGATCTGCGTTATGTATTTAAACATGGGAAAACACAGAGTACTGCTACATTCTTCATATTAATCAGAAACTAAatgttacatttgtaaaaaaaaaaaaaaacttatcaaGAAATCTCATTAGCTGAACGAAGACATTTACAAACAATCAtataatatcaaaatcacttgAATGAAATCAGAGTGTGAAAGaataacataatttatttatttaaaaatatttaagtatgtaaagttcatttcataaagaaagaaaacaaaaaagttacTGGCACTTTAATATATTGAAATGagtgtttttaataatatctCTAATTTCTAAAATGCGTTTTGATTTTATGAAGCACAGAACTTGTTATCATTTGtcttaatagtaatagtaatattaattttaCAACAACAACTTAAACAGCAACAGTAAGCAAGTATGTTTAAAAAGTTTATCTTAAGTTTATATAATCATGGTAATATaatgaaatgtttaaatgttCAGATTT
This region includes:
- the taf12 gene encoding transcription initiation factor TFIID subunit 12 encodes the protein MTQYPAQTSRSNFYTVVKAEASSTPPLSSSMANSTVAPGKLPGTPGPAGRLSPEGPQVLSKKKLQDLVREIDPNEQLDEDVEEMLLQIADDFIESVVTAACQLARHRKSNTLEVKDVQLHLERQWNMWIPGFGSDEIRPYKKACTTEAHKQRMALIRKTTKK
- the rab42b gene encoding ras-related protein Rab-42b — translated: MDLTLWQYQFRIIMLGDSTVGKSSMLKRYTEDLFLECINQTVGVDFYVHFLEVEPGVRVKLQFWDTAGQERFRSVTRSYYRNSVGGLLVFDLGNRKSFENVREWYVEVCERVHPFTVLFVLVGHKSDRVKAGERAVDRTEAEKLASQLGAPYIEASAKTGHNVKEAFDLLTRRIYQGLKSGEIQLREGWDGVKSSAPTAQTLQKLQNNDSAEKKSCNC